One genomic region from Magnetofaba australis IT-1 encodes:
- a CDS encoding DUF2523 family protein: MGAIWDHIAQIFDTLIEYLKLAYYEVLGFILSGAMSLLEAAMGPDITGDPNVTISDKIESLWAAIPTEWLGMINVLNIPDAMAIIMTAWITRFVIRLIMPGIG, encoded by the coding sequence ATGGGCGCAATCTGGGACCACATAGCGCAGATATTCGACACGCTGATTGAATATCTGAAACTTGCCTACTATGAAGTTCTCGGCTTCATCCTCTCTGGCGCGATGTCATTGCTGGAAGCGGCGATGGGTCCCGATATTACGGGCGATCCGAATGTCACTATCTCGGACAAGATAGAATCTCTCTGGGCCGCCATCCCAACGGAATGGCTGGGCATGATCAACGTTCTAAATATCCCGGACGCGATGGCCATTATCATGACGGCTTGGATAACGCGGTTCGTGATTCGCTTGATCATGCCGGGCATCGGCTAA
- the rsgA gene encoding ribosome small subunit-dependent GTPase A, with protein MPRKRSGRSALSQRQSARVEAIRQRRAAAKSARAQALCETLASGGLGDPQRGRVIAHYGLNVAVLPEGERDHHAILRCAVRETLDSEPVCGDWVVWRASGAAQGVIEAVEARRTVLRRPGSHGKLLTMAANLDQLLITSAAPLFNPFLLDRYLVACSMAEIEPIICVNKIDLLDDEQSLQDLLELLAPYKAMKIPIILLSALEGLGVELLRNHLRHRCSAFVGPSGVGKSSLAAQWIHDEPIRVAETNPTTGKGRHTTTVARLYPLTDSQYDMGSIIDSPGVRAFGFHDARPEEIIDHFPDIVPWSRGCRFNDCRHLEEPDCAVRRAVEEGHLDPYRLESLHRIIDSLEEPE; from the coding sequence ATGCCCCGCAAACGATCCGGTCGGTCAGCCCTCAGTCAGCGTCAGAGCGCGCGCGTGGAGGCGATTCGTCAACGTCGCGCCGCCGCCAAATCGGCGCGGGCGCAGGCGCTGTGTGAAACGCTTGCCTCCGGCGGTTTGGGGGATCCGCAGCGCGGTCGCGTCATCGCCCATTATGGGCTGAATGTGGCGGTGTTGCCAGAAGGGGAGCGCGACCATCATGCGATTTTGCGCTGCGCGGTGCGCGAGACCCTGGATAGTGAGCCGGTGTGCGGTGATTGGGTGGTCTGGCGCGCTTCTGGCGCGGCGCAGGGGGTGATTGAAGCGGTAGAGGCGCGGCGTACGGTGCTGCGTCGTCCCGGCTCCCACGGCAAGCTGCTGACCATGGCGGCCAATCTGGATCAACTGCTGATCACCAGCGCCGCGCCGCTGTTCAATCCGTTTTTGTTGGACCGCTATCTGGTGGCGTGCTCCATGGCGGAGATCGAGCCGATCATCTGCGTCAATAAGATCGATCTGCTCGACGATGAACAGAGCTTGCAGGATCTGCTGGAGCTGCTGGCGCCCTACAAGGCGATGAAGATTCCCATTATCCTGCTGTCGGCTCTGGAGGGGCTGGGGGTGGAGTTGCTGCGCAACCATCTGCGCCATCGCTGCTCCGCCTTTGTGGGGCCTTCCGGGGTGGGCAAGTCGTCGCTGGCGGCGCAGTGGATCCACGATGAACCCATTCGCGTGGCCGAGACCAACCCCACCACGGGCAAAGGGCGGCACACCACCACCGTGGCGCGTCTCTATCCGCTCACCGACTCCCAGTATGACATGGGCTCCATTATCGACTCGCCTGGGGTGCGCGCGTTTGGTTTTCACGATGCGCGCCCAGAGGAGATCATTGACCACTTCCCGGATATCGTCCCCTGGAGCCGGGGGTGCCGTTTTAATGATTGCCGCCACCTGGAGGAGCCTGATTGCGCGGTGCGTCGCGCGGTGGAGGAGGGCCATCTGGACCCTTACCGGCTTGAGAGTCTGCACCGCATAATTGACTCCCTGGAGGAGCCCGAATAG
- a CDS encoding IS3 family transposase → MEPDIRDSVVDFVASWSDKSEIDTSRIINWIGVQRGKFYSWRKRYGMVNDHNGRIPRDFWLDDWEREAIVAFFHEHPSEGYRRLTYMMQDADVVAVSPSSVLRVLRTAGLMRRWSPPPSQKGTGFKQPSEPHKHWHVDISYLNIQGTFYYLCSVLDGCSRFILHWEIRESMKEDEVEVVLLRAQEAYPEAKPRLISDNGPQFVANDFKAFIRESGMTHVRTSPYYPQSNGKLERFHGSLKRECIRPQTPLSLEDAQRVVGKYVEHYNTRRLHSAIDYVTPQDRLEGRHVQILAERDQKLEAARERRRTTYQKQSFQPSQKMAEKANG, encoded by the coding sequence GTGGAGCCGGACATACGGGATTCGGTGGTGGATTTCGTGGCGTCTTGGTCAGACAAGAGCGAAATCGACACGAGCCGGATTATCAACTGGATAGGCGTGCAAAGGGGCAAGTTCTATTCATGGCGCAAGCGCTATGGAATGGTTAACGACCACAATGGCCGTATTCCCCGAGATTTTTGGCTGGACGATTGGGAGAGGGAAGCGATTGTCGCCTTTTTCCATGAACATCCGTCAGAGGGCTATCGGCGTCTGACCTACATGATGCAGGATGCAGACGTGGTGGCGGTCAGCCCCTCTTCAGTGCTGCGTGTGCTCAGAACTGCCGGGCTGATGCGTCGTTGGAGCCCACCGCCCTCGCAGAAGGGCACAGGGTTCAAACAGCCTTCGGAGCCGCATAAACACTGGCATGTGGACATCTCCTATCTGAATATCCAGGGGACGTTCTACTATCTGTGCAGTGTCCTGGATGGATGTAGCAGGTTTATCCTCCACTGGGAGATTCGTGAGTCGATGAAGGAAGATGAGGTTGAAGTGGTCCTGCTCCGAGCTCAGGAGGCCTATCCGGAAGCTAAGCCGCGGCTGATCTCAGACAATGGGCCGCAGTTCGTTGCCAACGATTTTAAGGCGTTCATCCGGGAATCCGGCATGACGCATGTGAGGACTTCGCCTTACTATCCGCAGAGCAACGGAAAACTGGAGCGTTTTCACGGTAGTTTGAAGCGTGAGTGCATTCGGCCTCAGACGCCATTATCGCTGGAAGATGCCCAACGGGTTGTGGGAAAGTACGTCGAGCATTACAACACCCGGCGGCTCCATAGCGCCATCGACTACGTCACCCCACAGGATCGCCTGGAAGGGCGGCATGTGCAGATCCTGGCCGAACGAGATCAAAAGCTTGAGGCGGCCAGAGAACGGCGTCGGACGACGTACCAAAAGCAGTCTTTTCAGCCATCCCAAAAAATGGCTGAAAAGGCGAACGGCTAA
- a CDS encoding transposase codes for MERKKRRFTAEQKVGYVRRHLVEKVVLSDLCDEAGIQPSQYYRWQKALFENGEAALSDKRGQKACDRQIAELEAKLATKNEVMSELLEAHVALKKSLGVS; via the coding sequence ATGGAACGGAAGAAGCGGAGATTTACGGCTGAGCAGAAGGTAGGCTATGTGCGCCGTCACCTGGTCGAGAAGGTGGTTCTCTCGGATCTGTGTGACGAGGCGGGCATTCAGCCCAGCCAGTACTATCGCTGGCAAAAGGCTTTGTTTGAGAACGGCGAAGCGGCCTTGTCTGACAAACGCGGCCAAAAGGCTTGTGACCGACAGATTGCCGAACTAGAAGCGAAGTTGGCAACCAAAAATGAAGTTATGTCCGAGCTTCTTGAGGCGCATGTTGCGCTAAAAAAAAGTCTTGGGGTGAGCTGA
- a CDS encoding zonular occludens toxin domain-containing protein has translation MAIKYHHGAPGSFKTSGAIADDLPKAVKAGRLVITNIRGISPLRVRDVFRKVHKIEAPESFHIEVFNDENPEDYEKLRRFYHWAPKGAMFFFDEVYNLWDPDQKEFSELDYPGGREAAERDGREPTLRSAFAKHRHYNWDFIIAAQNMCAGSAET, from the coding sequence ATGGCGATCAAATATCACCATGGGGCGCCGGGATCGTTCAAGACCAGTGGCGCCATTGCGGATGATCTGCCCAAAGCGGTCAAAGCCGGGCGTTTGGTGATCACAAACATACGGGGAATCTCTCCGCTTCGTGTGCGTGATGTCTTCCGCAAAGTGCATAAGATTGAAGCGCCTGAATCCTTCCATATTGAAGTCTTCAACGATGAGAACCCGGAAGACTACGAGAAGCTCCGGCGCTTCTATCACTGGGCTCCGAAGGGGGCGATGTTCTTTTTTGATGAGGTTTACAACCTCTGGGATCCAGACCAGAAGGAATTTTCAGAACTGGATTATCCAGGCGGACGGGAAGCGGCAGAGAGAGACGGCAGAGAGCCAACGTTGCGTTCCGCCTTCGCTAAACATCGTCATTATAACTGGGATTTCATCATAGCGGCGCAGAACATGTGTGCTGGTTCAGCGGAAACATGA
- a CDS encoding transposase, which translates to MERKKRRFTAEQKVGYVRRHLVEKVVLSDLCDEAGIQPSQYYRWQKALFENGEAALADKRGQKARDRQIAELEAKLATKNEVMSELLEAHVALKKSLGVS; encoded by the coding sequence ATGGAACGGAAGAAGCGGAGATTTACGGCTGAGCAGAAGGTAGGCTATGTGCGCCGTCACCTGGTCGAGAAGGTGGTTCTCTCGGATCTGTGTGACGAGGCGGGCATTCAGCCCAGCCAGTACTATCGCTGGCAAAAGGCTTTGTTTGAGAATGGCGAAGCGGCTTTGGCTGACAAACGCGGCCAAAAGGCTCGTGATCGACAGATTGCCGAACTAGAAGCGAAGTTGGCAACCAAAAATGAGGTTATGTCCGAGCTTCTTGAGGCGCATGTTGCGCTAAAAAAAAGTCTTGGGGTGAGCTGA
- a CDS encoding IS3 family transposase has translation MEPDIRDSVVDFVAFWSDKSEIDTSRIINWIGVQRGKFYSWRKRYGMVNDHNGRIPRDFWLDDWEREAIVAFFHEHPSEGYRRLTYMMLDAGVVAVSPSSVLRVLRTAGLMRRWSPPPSQKGTGFKQPSEPHKHWHVDISYLNIQGTFYYLCSVLDGCSRFILHWEIRESMKEDEVEVVLLRAQEAYPEAKPRLISDNGPQFVANDFKAFIRESGMTHVRTSPYYPQSNGKLERFHGSLKRECIRPQTPLSLEDAQRVVGKYVEHYNTRRLHSAIDYVTPQDRLEGRHVQILAERDQKLEAARERRRTTHQKQSFQPSQKMAEKANS, from the coding sequence GTGGAGCCGGACATACGGGATTCGGTGGTGGATTTCGTGGCGTTTTGGTCAGACAAGAGCGAAATCGACACGAGCCGAATTATCAACTGGATAGGCGTGCAAAGGGGCAAGTTCTATTCATGGCGCAAGCGCTATGGAATGGTTAACGACCACAATGGCCGTATTCCCCGAGATTTTTGGCTGGACGATTGGGAAAGGGAAGCGATTGTCGCCTTTTTCCATGAACATCCGTCAGAGGGCTATCGGCGCCTGACCTACATGATGCTGGATGCAGGCGTGGTGGCGGTCAGCCCCTCTTCAGTGCTGCGTGTGCTCAGAACTGCCGGGCTGATGCGTCGTTGGAGCCCACCGCCCTCGCAGAAGGGCACAGGGTTCAAACAGCCTTCGGAGCCGCATAAACACTGGCATGTGGACATCTCCTATCTGAATATCCAGGGGACGTTCTACTATCTGTGCAGTGTCCTGGATGGATGTAGCAGGTTTATCCTCCACTGGGAGATTCGTGAGTCGATGAAGGAAGATGAGGTTGAAGTGGTCCTGCTCCGAGCTCAGGAGGCCTATCCGGAAGCTAAGCCGCGGCTGATCTCAGACAATGGGCCGCAGTTCGTTGCCAACGATTTTAAGGCGTTCATCCGGGAATCCGGCATGACGCATGTGAGGACTTCGCCTTACTATCCGCAGAGCAACGGAAAGCTGGAGCGTTTTCACGGTAGTTTGAAGCGTGAGTGCATTCGGCCTCAGACGCCATTATCGCTGGAAGATGCCCAGCGGGTTGTGGGAAAGTACGTCGAGCATTACAACACCCGGCGGCTCCATAGCGCCATCGACTACGTCACCCCACAGGATCGCCTGGAAGGGCGGCATGTGCAGATCCTGGCCGAACGAGATCAAAAGCTTGAGGCGGCCAGAGAACGGCGTCGGACGACGCACCAAAAGCAGTCTTTTCAGCCATCCCAAAAAATGGCTGAAAAGGCGAACAGCTAA
- a CDS encoding phage integrase gives MAITKDGESWKLDIQPGGRGRKRIRKWFKTKREAMACEIELRNKAQNDPQWKPSKRDSRTLWDLVKLWQQLHGVNLRGNQLEMLQQMVIALGNPRAQSLTPDLVAQYRQQRLDAGNAPKTVNLEVGYLKAVFSELIRLQRWPLPNPLENLRPLKIPPRELTFLSIEEITRLLAVTDASKSDSLPVVARICLATGARWGEAQHLRAEQVRDDRLDLVATKTGTVRTVPISCHLVAMIRAAGRSRGPLFRDCRSAFERALHKAQITLPRGQRSHVLRHSFASHFMMNGGNILVLQRILGHTDLRTTMRYAHMAPDHLQEALKLNPLAALTHG, from the coding sequence GTGGCCATTACGAAAGATGGGGAGAGTTGGAAGCTGGATATCCAACCCGGTGGCCGGGGCCGTAAACGCATCCGCAAATGGTTCAAGACCAAACGCGAAGCGATGGCCTGTGAAATCGAATTGCGCAACAAGGCGCAGAACGATCCTCAATGGAAGCCCTCCAAACGGGATAGCCGCACTTTGTGGGATCTGGTCAAACTGTGGCAACAACTGCATGGGGTGAACCTGCGTGGCAACCAGCTGGAAATGCTGCAACAGATGGTGATTGCGCTGGGCAACCCGCGCGCCCAATCCCTCACGCCGGATCTCGTCGCCCAGTACCGGCAACAGCGCCTGGACGCGGGCAATGCGCCCAAGACGGTGAACCTTGAGGTGGGCTATCTGAAGGCGGTGTTTTCCGAATTGATCCGCCTGCAACGCTGGCCCCTGCCCAACCCATTGGAGAACCTGCGGCCCCTGAAGATCCCCCCGCGTGAACTGACGTTTCTCTCTATAGAAGAGATAACCCGGCTCCTGGCCGTGACCGACGCCAGCAAAAGCGACTCCCTGCCGGTGGTGGCGCGGATCTGCTTGGCCACTGGGGCCAGATGGGGAGAAGCGCAACACCTGCGCGCCGAACAGGTGCGGGATGATCGCTTGGATCTGGTCGCCACCAAAACCGGCACAGTGCGCACGGTGCCGATTAGCTGCCACCTGGTCGCCATGATCCGCGCCGCTGGCCGCTCACGCGGGCCGCTGTTTCGGGATTGCCGCTCGGCATTTGAACGGGCGCTGCACAAGGCGCAAATCACCCTGCCACGGGGTCAACGCAGCCATGTGCTACGGCATAGCTTCGCCAGCCATTTCATGATGAACGGGGGCAATATTCTGGTGCTGCAACGGATACTGGGACACACGGATTTGCGCACCACCATGCGCTATGCCCACATGGCCCCGGACCACCTGCAAGAGGCGTTAAAATTGAATCCGTTAGCGGCGTTGACACACGGTTGA
- a CDS encoding integrase core domain-containing protein — protein MKEDEVEVVLLRAQEAYPEAKPRLISDNGPQFVANDFKAFIRESGMTHVRTSPYYPQSNGKLERFHGSLKRECIRPQTPLSLEDAQRVVGKYVEHYNTRRLHSAIDYVTPQDRLEGRHVQILAERDEKLEAARERRRTTHQKQSFQPSQKMAEKANS, from the coding sequence ATGAAGGAAGATGAGGTTGAAGTGGTCCTGCTCCGAGCTCAGGAGGCCTATCCGGAAGCTAAGCCGCGGCTGATCTCAGACAATGGGCCGCAGTTCGTTGCCAACGATTTTAAGGCGTTCATCCGGGAATCCGGCATGACGCATGTGAGGACTTCGCCTTACTATCCGCAGAGCAACGGAAAACTGGAGCGTTTTCACGGTAGTTTGAAGCGTGAGTGCATTCGGCCTCAGACGCCATTATCGCTGGAAGATGCCCAACGGGTTGTGGGAAAGTACGTCGAGCATTACAACACCCGGCGGCTCCATAGCGCCATCGACTACGTCACCCCACAGGATCGCCTGGAAGGGCGGCATGTGCAGATCCTGGCCGAACGAGATGAAAAGCTTGAGGCGGCCAGAGAACGGCGTCGGACGACGCACCAAAAGCAGTCTTTTCAGCCATCCCAAAAAATGGCTGAAAAGGCGAACAGCTAA
- a CDS encoding sensor domain-containing diguanylate cyclase: MKLTTKTTLFTFALSGAMLSVLVIISVLAFRQFSISTAQEHVRTAAQVILVGLTEAMINGVIDQRQQTLERLAQVPGLMEARVIRGQRVVRQFGEGLDSERSMDEVELKVLETGKPYFKLNEGMDPTFRGTIPFTANSAGTPNCLQCHEVENGTVLGAITLTLSMSHLRRQAMMTIFFMTGILGIFTLIITWVFRTQIAAVVATAAGVQQVVSRAKDGDFSERIDYQRDDEIGQIARDLNQLMNYLQENLGNISKDVARLIQYELEGNTNLLTTTTEMVGALVEVAHFKQAVEEDQTKQEVYARLGRMLSGRFGIRRYTIYEVTANQNHMKPMVVDGEVEAACRWCNPQILFQSDACRAQRTGHIIDSVETPQLCNMFQEGENEQCEHICIPVIHSGSVGMVVQLVVQREHGSLFQLLLPFIKVFLRESAPVVQAKRLLATLRESALRDAMTGLHNRRFLEEYLQTLVASTKRKQNHLAVMMMDLDHFKSVNDTYGHDAGDTVLKALAKVLVSQVRSSDMVIRYGGEEFLVLLQEQENHNGAAVAEKIRAAVAELKIPVAGGILEKTISIGLATFPEDGDDFWDVTKKADLALYKAKESGRNRVIIYEPGLEEEMAPDEDKK; encoded by the coding sequence ATGAAGCTGACCACCAAAACCACCCTGTTCACCTTTGCCCTTTCCGGCGCGATGCTCTCGGTGCTGGTGATCATCAGCGTTTTGGCCTTCCGACAATTCTCCATATCCACCGCGCAAGAACATGTGCGCACCGCCGCCCAGGTGATCCTGGTGGGCCTGACCGAAGCCATGATCAACGGCGTCATCGACCAGCGCCAGCAGACCCTGGAGCGTCTGGCCCAGGTGCCTGGCCTGATGGAGGCGCGCGTCATTCGCGGCCAGCGGGTGGTGCGCCAGTTTGGCGAAGGTCTGGACTCCGAACGCTCTATGGATGAAGTCGAATTGAAGGTGCTGGAGACCGGCAAACCCTACTTCAAACTCAATGAAGGGATGGACCCCACCTTTCGCGGCACCATTCCCTTCACCGCCAACAGCGCCGGCACCCCCAACTGTCTGCAGTGCCATGAGGTGGAGAACGGCACCGTCCTCGGCGCCATCACTTTGACCCTCTCCATGAGTCATCTGCGCCGCCAGGCGATGATGACCATCTTCTTCATGACCGGCATTCTGGGCATCTTCACCCTCATCATCACCTGGGTGTTCCGCACCCAGATCGCCGCCGTAGTGGCCACAGCCGCCGGCGTGCAGCAGGTGGTCAGCCGCGCCAAAGATGGCGACTTCTCAGAGCGCATCGACTACCAGCGCGATGACGAAATCGGCCAGATCGCACGCGATTTGAACCAACTGATGAACTACCTGCAGGAGAACCTGGGCAACATCAGCAAGGACGTGGCGCGCTTGATCCAGTATGAATTGGAGGGCAACACCAACCTGCTCACCACCACCACCGAAATGGTGGGCGCTTTGGTGGAGGTGGCGCACTTTAAACAGGCGGTGGAGGAGGATCAGACCAAACAGGAGGTGTATGCGCGTCTGGGCCGCATGCTCTCCGGTCGCTTTGGCATCCGCCGCTACACCATCTATGAAGTCACCGCCAATCAGAACCACATGAAGCCCATGGTGGTGGATGGCGAGGTGGAAGCCGCCTGTCGCTGGTGTAATCCGCAGATTCTGTTCCAGTCCGACGCCTGCCGCGCGCAACGCACCGGCCACATAATCGATTCGGTGGAGACGCCGCAGTTGTGCAACATGTTCCAAGAGGGCGAAAACGAGCAGTGTGAACACATCTGTATTCCGGTGATTCACTCCGGCTCGGTGGGCATGGTGGTGCAGTTGGTGGTGCAGCGCGAACACGGCAGCCTGTTCCAACTGCTGCTGCCCTTCATCAAAGTGTTCCTGCGCGAATCGGCGCCGGTGGTGCAGGCCAAACGCCTGCTGGCCACCCTGCGCGAATCGGCTCTGCGCGACGCCATGACCGGGCTGCACAACCGCCGCTTCCTGGAGGAGTATCTGCAGACCCTGGTGGCCTCCACCAAGCGCAAGCAGAACCATCTGGCGGTGATGATGATGGACCTGGACCACTTCAAGTCGGTCAATGACACCTATGGCCACGACGCGGGCGACACCGTGCTCAAAGCGTTGGCCAAAGTGCTGGTGAGTCAGGTGCGCTCTTCGGATATGGTAATCCGCTATGGCGGCGAGGAGTTCCTGGTGCTGCTGCAGGAGCAGGAGAACCACAACGGCGCCGCGGTGGCGGAAAAGATCCGCGCCGCTGTTGCGGAACTGAAGATCCCCGTTGCCGGCGGGATTCTGGAGAAGACCATCTCCATTGGCCTGGCCACCTTCCCCGAAGATGGCGACGACTTCTGGGACGTCACCAAGAAGGCCGACTTGGCGCTCTATAAAGCCAAAGAGAGCGGGCGCAACCGGGTGATCATCTATGAGCCGGGTCTGGAAGAGGAGATGGCTCCCGACGAGGATAAAAAATAG